The proteins below come from a single Aegilops tauschii subsp. strangulata cultivar AL8/78 chromosome 6, Aet v6.0, whole genome shotgun sequence genomic window:
- the LOC109752230 gene encoding uncharacterized protein, producing MHSSVAKLLALLLATAVFSVTAHAGQLQPAHAAGAGCLQHERDALVAFKQAINDTDDVLASWQRRHKDCCRWWGVTCSNETGHVIELDIGRTYLFGKISLSLLSLEHLEYLNLNSTNLLGPDGTSSFPDFLCSVSHLRHLGLSGTQFSGRLPAKLANLSNLEYLNLSYTHFSGRLPAQLANLSNLKYLDLSYTRLSGRMSPHFFNLSKLEYLDLSHTNMSGILSPQLGNLSKLEYLDLSDTSMSGILPPQLGNLSKLEYLDLSYTSMSGILPPQLGNLSNLRRLDLSYIQHIHTSDISCSADVFLVANTIPSLKALILINCSLPNANQSFTHINLTKLEQLYLSRNYLGHQIETCWFWNLTTIKDLALTSTYLYGPFPDALGVSLGLNQLSGHIPTLPRSLTRVDLSMNNLSGPLPSDFGAPDLAALSLSSNNITGHIPRAICNLQNLVFLDLSRNRFVGEFPRCSSMPNLAFLYLSNNNFSGNFPPLLQKCSELIVLDLAMNKFDGALPVWIGDLVNLRFLQLNHNMFYGDIPASITSLVLLQQFSLASNNISGSIPSSLSKLTAMTLKHLPRLSSQWFEETTSQPLLVDILTVVMKQQELKFRGAAVIDMVSIDLSLNHLTGAIPDEITSLNGLLNLNLSWNHLSQKIPVKIGDMKSLESLDLSREQYLR from the exons ATGCATAGCTCGGTTGCCAAGCTGCTCGCCTTGCTCCTCGCCACGGCCGTCTTCTCTGTCACCGCCCATGCCGGGCAGCTCCAGCCGGCCCATGCGGCTGGCGCGGGCtgcttgcagcatgagagggacgcaCTGGTGGCCTTCAAGCAAGCCATCAACGACACCGACGACGTCCTCGCCTCGTGGCAAAGACGGCACAAAGATTGTTGCCGGTGGTGGGGCGTCACCTGCAGCAACGAAACCGGCCATGTGATCGAGCTTGACATTGGTCGCACCTATTTGTTCGGCAAGATAAGTCTTTCCCTGCTTTCTCTCGAGCATCTGGAGTACCTAAATCTCAACAGCACCAACCTACTTGGGCCAGACGGTACTTCTTCGTTCCCAGACTTCTTGTGTTCTGTAAGCCACTTGAGGCATCTCGGTCTCTCAGGGACACAATTCTCTGGTAGATTGCCTGCTAAGCTTGCCAACCTTTCGAATTTGGAGTACCTCAATCTCTCATACACACATTTCTCTGGTAGATTGCCTGCTCAGCTTGCAAACCTTTCAAATTTGAAGTACCTCGATCTCTCATACACACGATTGTCTGGTAGAATGTCTCCTCACTTTTTCAACCTTTCAAAGTTGGAGTATCTCGACCTCTCCCACACTAACATGTCGGGTATACTGTCGCCTCAGCTCGGAAACCTTTCCAAGTTGGAGTACCTCGACCTCTCTGACACTAGCATGTCGGGTATACTGCCGCCTCAGCTCGGAAACCTTTCAAAGTTGGAGTACCTCGACCTCTCCTACACTAGCATGTCGGGTATACTGCCACCTCAGCTCGGAAACCTTTCAAACTTGCGACGCCTTGACCTCAGTTACATCCAACATATACACACATCAGATATCTCATG CAGCGCGGATGTATTTCTCGTGGCCAATACAATCCCATCTCTGAAGGCCCTTATTCTTATCAATTGCTCTCTTCCAAATGCAAACCAGTCGTTTACGCACATAAACCTCACAAAACTAGAGCAGCTTTATCTCTCCAGAAACTATTTGGGCCATCAAATTGAAACCTGTTGGTTCTGGAACCTCACAACCATCAAGGACCTAGCACTCACTTCAACTTATCTTTATGGTCCATTCCCTGATGCGTTAGGAG TCTCTCTCGGTTTGAACCAACTAAGTGGCCACATACCAACATTGCCGAGAAGCCTCACCCGAGTGGACTTGTCCATGAACAACTTGTCAGGACCTTTGCCATCAGATTTTGGAGCTCCAGACCTTGCAGCACTAAGTCTATCCTCCAATAACATCACTGGTCACATTCCTAGAGCTATTTGCAATTTGCAAAACCTAGTTTTCTTGGATTTGTCCAGGAATAGGTTTGTGGGAGAATTTCCCAGGTGTTCTTCAATGCCAAACTTGGCATTCCTATACTTAAGTAACAATAACTTCTCGGGAAATTTCCCGCCATTGCTCCAAAAGTGCTCAGAATTGATTGTACTTGATCTTGCAATGAACAAGTTCGATGGAGCACTACCAGTATGGATCGGTGACCTAGTGAACTTACGGTTTCTGCAGCTAAACCATAACATGTTCTATGGGGATATTCCAGCTAGCATCACAAGTCTTGTACTACTTCAACAATTCAGTTTGGCAAGCAACAATATATCAGGATCAATTCCATCGTCCTTGTCAAAATTAACAGCTATGACCCTGAAACATCTGCCGAGACTTTCATCACAGTGGTTCGAGGAGACTACTTCACAACCGCTGCTCGTGGATATTTTGACTGTGGTGATGAAGCAGCAAGAACTGAAGTTTCGAGGTGCTGCAGTTATTGACATGGTCAGCATTGATTTGTCACTCAACCACTTGACAGGTGCAATTCCAGATGAGATAACTTCTCTGAACGGACTGCTGAATTTGAATTTATCATGGAATCACCTGAGCCAGAAAATTCCTGTGAAGATTGGGGATATGAAATCACTGGAATCCCTCGACTTGTCAAGGGAACAATATCTCCGGTGA